One window of the Saccopteryx bilineata isolate mSacBil1 chromosome 2, mSacBil1_pri_phased_curated, whole genome shotgun sequence genome contains the following:
- the KRTAP17-1 gene encoding keratin-associated protein 17-1 translates to MGCCPGDCFGCSDEQDCCEECCCQPSCCGCCGSCCQGSCCGCKGGDCGDYGGGGCGGNSCCCGSSCCKSGCGGGGSGCGGGCCGSCCGSGCCGSGGCCGPVCCQPSPICDTK, encoded by the coding sequence ATGGGGTGCTGCCCAGGGGACTGCTTCGGCTGCTCCGATGAGCAAGACTGCTGTGAAGAGTGTTGCTGCCAGCCGTCCTGCTGTGGCTGCTGCGGGTCCTGCTGCCAAGGGTCCTGCTGCGGCTGCAAAGGTGGAGACTGCGGAGACTACGGAGGCGGCGGCTGCGGGGGCAACAGCTGCTGCTGCGGGTCTTCCTGCTGCAAATCTGGCTGCGGGGGTGGCGGATCTGGCTGCGGGGGTGGCTGCTGCGGGAGCTGCTGCGGATCCGGTTGCTGTGGCTCCGGTGGGTGCTGCGGCCCTGTCTGCTGCCAGCCCTCGCCTATCTGCGACACGAAATGA